From Xenopus tropicalis strain Nigerian chromosome 3, UCB_Xtro_10.0, whole genome shotgun sequence, the proteins below share one genomic window:
- the spag7 gene encoding sperm-associated antigen 7 produces the protein MADLLGSILSSMERPPQVGDQESRRKAKEQAARLKKLQEHEKRQKVEFRKRMETQVSQFIQDSTQTKKKLEAMGKIERSIVHDVVEVAGLTSFSFGEDEESRYVMIFKKEFAPSDEELEAYRRGEEWDPTKAEEKKKLKELALREAEADAQRAPARVSPATDYKDKYSHLIGKVAAKDAAHTLQANKAYGCVPVANKRDTRSIEEAMNEIRAKKRLKNEDGDAASGSS, from the exons ATGGCGGATCTCCTCGGTTCAATTCTCAGCTCCATGGAGCGGCCGCCGCAGGTCGGGGACCAGGAATCCCGGCGGAAGGCCAAAG AACAAGCCGCCAGGCTGAAGAAACTGCAGGAGCACGAGAAGCGCCAGAAAGTGGAGTTCAGGAAAAGG ATGGAGACGCAGGTGTCGCAGTTCATACAGGACAGCACTCAGACGAAGAAGAAGTTGGAAGCGATGGGGAAGATTGAGCGCAGCATCGT GCACGATGTTGTGGAAGTCGCCGGCCTGACGTCCTTTTCTTTCGGGGAGGATGAGGAGAGTCGCTATGTCATGATATTCAAGAAG GAGTTTGCCCCGTCGGATGAAGAGCTGGAGGCGTATCGGCGGGGGGAGGAGTGGGACCCCACTAAGGCTGAAGAGAAGAAGAAACtcaag GAGCTGGCGCTACGGGAGGCAGAAGCCGACGCCCAGAGAGCCCCGGCCAGAGTCAGTCCCGCCACAGACTATAAGGACAAATACAGCCATCTGATTGGCAAGGTTGCCGCCAAAGACGCCGCCCACACCCTGCAGGCCAACAAGGCTTATGGCTGCG TTCCCGTCGCCAACAAGCGGGACACGCGCTCCATCGAGGAGGCAATGAACGAGATCCGCGCCAAGAAGCGCCTGAAAAACGAAGATGGCGACGCCGCGAGTGGCAGCTCCTGA